A genome region from Lactobacillus sp. ESL0791 includes the following:
- a CDS encoding YbhB/YbcL family Raf kinase inhibitor-like protein, whose product MMKKLIFTCSAIQANHTFNPINTKLGDNFSPTFTFSNLCPEAKSIAIILEDLSHPLIHNFTHWLIWNLPATQTIQGKITPGKHLPSLQAKQGIAYGWHKYAGPKPPLNHTHTYQFTVYALNCRLKLSSNTTKKKLLKVCQNKIIQSGKITATFTRKK is encoded by the coding sequence ATCATGAAAAAATTAATTTTTACTTGTTCGGCCATCCAGGCCAACCATACCTTTAATCCAATTAATACTAAACTCGGAGATAATTTTTCACCAACTTTTACCTTTAGCAATTTATGTCCTGAAGCCAAAAGCATCGCCATTATCCTAGAAGATTTATCACACCCGCTAATCCATAACTTTACCCATTGGTTAATTTGGAATTTACCCGCAACTCAAACAATCCAAGGAAAAATTACACCAGGAAAACATCTCCCTAGTTTGCAAGCTAAACAAGGAATTGCGTATGGATGGCACAAATATGCGGGCCCCAAGCCTCCCTTAAATCACACCCATACTTATCAATTCACGGTTTATGCATTAAACTGCAGGTTAAAACTTAGTAGCAACACAACTAAGAAAAAGCTCTTAAAAGTTTGTCAGAATAAAATTATTCAGAGCGGCAAAATTACTGCAACTTTTACAAGAAAAAAATAA
- a CDS encoding serine hydrolase produces the protein MDNKLIDDFASKVMQTFSLPSLGVGIYHFGSNFSKVYGDASENSLYPLASISKSFLATSICKLADEGKIDLDEPLKKYWPDFKLVDTYAQDHLTWRDALSHQSGLPAHDLMRFTNMNKHDLTLKEKAEHVGYLQPNHELRYKMQYSNLIYAVSTYVMEQVINESYGTYEQENLLDPLGMHNTYINHHEAPRERIVKPYIREKGTTKEVPFIAPGKVGGASSMLATISDLLTWAKFQLQTQKEAADKITGQRYLPQSIMQPNRAYGGANFAAYGFGMMMEDYRGHKYFYHSGSYIGYCSFLGFVPDLDLAFVCTTNMDSTDAIFAYAYQVIDEALGIRETDWVDKVSKIMNKKLANKEAKLAALKGKNAQPVAASKELLGDYENPGYGLVTLSEEDGQLMVTLGKWRFPVVVNADGQKFIEERLYEHELLPITIGEKQVAILTEPALKKPTVFTKVR, from the coding sequence ATGGACAACAAATTAATTGATGATTTTGCCAGCAAAGTAATGCAGACTTTTTCTTTGCCTAGTTTAGGTGTAGGTATTTACCACTTCGGCAGCAACTTCAGCAAGGTCTACGGTGATGCCAGCGAAAACAGCCTGTATCCCCTAGCCTCAATTTCCAAGTCATTTTTGGCAACTTCAATTTGTAAACTTGCAGATGAAGGCAAGATTGATCTGGATGAACCGTTAAAAAAGTATTGGCCTGATTTTAAACTTGTTGATACTTATGCACAAGATCATCTAACTTGGCGGGACGCCTTAAGCCACCAAAGCGGCCTGCCTGCGCATGATTTAATGCGGTTTACCAACATGAACAAGCATGACTTAACTTTAAAGGAAAAGGCCGAACACGTTGGCTATCTGCAGCCCAATCACGAATTGCGCTACAAAATGCAGTATAGCAATCTGATTTATGCGGTTTCTACCTATGTGATGGAACAGGTTATCAATGAAAGCTATGGTACCTATGAGCAAGAAAATTTGCTTGACCCACTGGGCATGCACAACACTTACATCAATCATCATGAAGCACCACGAGAGCGCATTGTTAAGCCATATATCAGGGAAAAGGGCACCACTAAGGAAGTCCCGTTTATTGCTCCGGGCAAGGTCGGCGGGGCCAGCAGCATGTTAGCAACCATCAGCGACCTGCTCACCTGGGCAAAATTCCAATTGCAAACACAAAAAGAAGCCGCAGACAAGATTACAGGGCAGCGTTACCTGCCGCAATCAATCATGCAGCCTAACCGTGCATACGGCGGAGCTAATTTTGCCGCCTACGGTTTCGGAATGATGATGGAAGATTATCGTGGTCACAAGTACTTTTACCACAGTGGTTCCTATATCGGTTACTGCTCTTTCTTAGGATTTGTGCCCGACTTAGATCTTGCCTTTGTCTGCACAACCAATATGGATTCCACCGATGCAATCTTCGCCTATGCCTATCAAGTAATTGATGAAGCCCTAGGAATCAGAGAAACTGATTGGGTAGACAAGGTCAGCAAAATAATGAACAAGAAACTTGCCAATAAAGAAGCTAAGCTGGCAGCCCTTAAGGGTAAAAATGCTCAGCCAGTAGCCGCAAGCAAGGAACTTTTAGGTGATTATGAAAATCCCGGCTACGGTTTGGTAACTTTGAGTGAAGAGGACGGACAACTAATGGTTACCCTCGGCAAGTGGCGCTTCCCAGTAGTCGTCAATGCCGATGGCCAAAAATTTATTGAAGAAAGATTGTACGAACACGAGTTGCTGCCAATTACCATAGGCGAGAAGCAAGTAGCAATTTTGACAGAACCGGCACTGAAAAAGCCGACGGTGTTTACGAAAGTTAGATAG
- a CDS encoding MFS transporter, translating into MDIFLKNKNYRKVTFASWLSSAGDTLFYLALMTYASNLKNYALALSLISISESVPRLIESLSGYFADKTQNKFKMIIWLAVIRFVLYMIVGGLFASNLAGWNLVLMVIGINFISDISGMYSGGLQTPIIVDLVGENEIAEAEGFTGGISSMITLVAQFAGSGLLLIMSYSTLAIVNALTFLAAGLLFANVAVSYRKEHYAQTSQETNDKNFGTTIAYAFKQVKKASGLLTIVLVVALMNGILDTIEPLTTIVIAGNKQTMALGSYSFTIALIGAVASIGIALGSAVGTKIFKKTSIFAISLADIIFAAAALFAVICRSIIMFIVFLAFLGFFAGTASPKLTQWLVTAVDRNILASSIGLLNTILAMVGPLMTTIFTSIAGTINVDYALYGVLITSVAVFGITLITMIKTKKNN; encoded by the coding sequence ATGGACATTTTTTTAAAGAATAAAAACTATCGTAAAGTTACGTTTGCCAGTTGGCTATCAAGCGCAGGCGACACACTTTTTTATTTAGCATTAATGACTTATGCCAGTAATCTTAAAAATTATGCACTAGCGCTTTCGCTAATTTCTATTTCAGAATCTGTTCCGCGTCTAATCGAAAGTTTAAGCGGCTATTTTGCGGATAAAACACAAAATAAATTTAAAATGATTATTTGGCTAGCAGTTATCCGTTTTGTCTTGTATATGATTGTTGGCGGGCTATTTGCCAGCAATCTTGCTGGTTGGAATTTAGTCTTAATGGTGATTGGCATTAACTTTATTTCTGATATTTCGGGAATGTATTCTGGTGGATTGCAGACCCCGATTATTGTTGATCTAGTTGGTGAAAATGAAATTGCTGAAGCTGAAGGCTTTACGGGTGGAATTTCTTCAATGATTACTTTAGTTGCTCAATTTGCCGGTTCGGGTTTATTGCTAATTATGTCTTATTCAACTTTGGCAATTGTCAATGCATTAACTTTTTTAGCTGCAGGATTGCTTTTTGCTAATGTTGCTGTTAGTTATCGAAAGGAGCATTATGCACAAACATCACAGGAAACTAACGACAAGAATTTTGGGACAACAATTGCTTATGCTTTTAAGCAGGTGAAAAAAGCATCGGGTTTATTAACGATTGTGTTGGTAGTTGCACTCATGAATGGCATTCTTGATACGATTGAACCGTTGACCACAATTGTGATTGCCGGAAATAAGCAAACAATGGCACTTGGAAGCTATAGTTTCACGATTGCCTTGATTGGTGCTGTTGCTTCAATTGGGATAGCTCTTGGTAGCGCTGTAGGAACAAAAATTTTTAAAAAGACATCAATTTTTGCTATTTCTTTAGCTGATATAATTTTTGCGGCCGCAGCTTTGTTTGCAGTAATTTGTCGCAGTATTATTATGTTTATTGTATTTCTTGCTTTTCTCGGCTTTTTTGCCGGAACTGCTAGTCCTAAATTAACACAGTGGCTTGTAACTGCAGTTGATCGCAATATCTTAGCGTCTTCAATAGGACTTCTTAATACAATTTTAGCAATGGTTGGGCCATTGATGACGACGATTTTTACTAGTATTGCAGGAACGATCAATGTTGATTATGCCCTGTATGGGGTTTTGATTACTAGTGTAGCAGTTTTTGGAATAACTTTGATAACGATGATTAAGACAAAGAAGAATAATTAA
- a CDS encoding helix-turn-helix domain-containing protein — protein MTIGELLKQERLQQEKTQKEWIGDIVSQSYYAKVEKNIHRISAADLIKILTRNNVSFSNFAKELNHKKLAREKLEIDQKNRISNLLYEATYNNSEKDLRKIKKLLSNKNFNLSHKEEWLLYTDAEISEVTNQQLDKKEALALKDKLFNMPSFDKLTLELYCNLMHIYDFDSNIVIAKRIINQFQNTNNYRTQEIILGIIDNILIDSIEQNRYEETGFFIKAADQITTKPELFFVKNMLLLLENLIEYHFDKQASHLVICTDTIKNMKRTGLQEYADQIEKFITEHK, from the coding sequence ATGACAATCGGCGAATTACTAAAACAAGAGCGGCTCCAGCAAGAAAAAACACAAAAAGAATGGATTGGCGACATTGTCAGTCAATCCTATTACGCAAAAGTTGAAAAAAATATCCACCGGATTTCAGCGGCAGATTTGATTAAAATATTGACACGTAATAATGTTTCTTTTTCTAATTTTGCTAAAGAATTAAATCACAAAAAATTAGCGCGGGAAAAACTCGAAATAGATCAGAAAAATAGAATAAGCAATCTACTTTATGAAGCAACATACAATAATTCAGAAAAAGACTTACGTAAAATCAAAAAATTACTTAGCAACAAAAATTTTAATTTATCACACAAAGAAGAGTGGTTGCTTTATACCGATGCAGAAATTTCAGAGGTTACTAACCAACAATTAGATAAAAAAGAAGCACTTGCACTCAAAGATAAGCTATTTAACATGCCCAGTTTTGACAAATTAACTTTGGAATTATATTGCAATCTAATGCATATTTATGATTTCGACAGTAATATTGTTATTGCCAAAAGAATTATCAACCAGTTTCAAAACACAAATAATTATCGAACTCAGGAAATAATACTCGGAATTATTGACAACATCTTGATTGATAGTATTGAACAAAATCGATATGAAGAAACTGGCTTCTTTATTAAAGCCGCCGATCAAATTACTACCAAACCGGAATTGTTTTTCGTTAAAAATATGCTGCTACTTTTAGAAAATCTAATTGAATATCATTTTGACAAACAAGCTTCACACTTAGTAATTTGTACTGACACTATCAAAAATATGAAACGAACTGGGTTACAAGAGTATGCTGATCAAATTGAAAAATTTATCACCGAACACAAATAA